The Pagrus major chromosome 17, Pma_NU_1.0 genome includes a region encoding these proteins:
- the snrnp48 gene encoding U11/U12 small nuclear ribonucleoprotein 48 kDa protein: protein MSDSLEIKTLQDRLDRVQELEELTENCKTQLDKIYKTLGWSRDYNREPMEQCPYDANHRVPVRSMEKHKASCSLRKMGYSAEEQAEMVDPSVCYENSSVRSFTMDKSTQHQVILKARAAAPLMRMEGVFWQGQYSGQPVDVPQNHKRAMCDLTVADRLALYDHVAGVFNQEKQAAASSNDDLYVDLVSKLQKDDQQNEPKTHLELMAEMRDYKRRRQSYRAKNVHITKKSYTEVIREVINVHSGELSRQWREEEDEEESTRSELSSHRHRQDERRSASSESRHSHSRRHRSRERSRDRESRKRKKKERDSHSPDDHHHNRKKKKKKKKEEREREREMEK, encoded by the exons atgtcgGACTCATTGGAAATAAAAACTCTTCAGGATCGACTGGACCGAGtacaggagctggaggagctcaCAGAAAACTGCAAAACGCAGCTTGACAAGATATATAAAACGTTAGGATGGTCGCGAGACTACAACCGG GAACCAATGGAGCAGTGTCCCTACGACGCCAACCACAGAGTCCCAGTGAGGAGCATGGAGAAACATAAAGCCTCCTGCAGCCTCCGAAAGATGGGTTATTCTGCTGAAGAGCAG GCGGAGATGGTCGACCCTTCTGTGTGTTATGAGAACAGCAGCGTCAGAAGCTTTACAATGG ACAAATCCACGCAGCACCAGGTGATACTGAAGGCGAGAGCTGCTGCACCGCTGATGAGGATGGAAGGAGTCTTCTGGCAAG GTCAGTACTCGGGCCAGCCTGTCGACGTGCCTCAGAACCACAAGCGAGCCATGTGTGACCTCACCGTGGCCGACCGGTTGGCTCTGTACGATCATGTGGCCGGCGTCTTCAACCAAGAGAAGCAAGCTGCCGCTTCCAGCAATGATGATCTTTATGTAGATTTGGTGTCCAAACTCCAGAAGG acgaCCAACAGAATGAACCAAAGACTCACCTGGAGCTGATGGCAGAGATGAGGGACTACAAGAGGCGGCGTCAGTCCTATCGAGCCAAGAACGTTCACATCACCAAGAAGTCTTACACCGAG GTGATCAGAGAGGTGATCAACGTCCACTCAGGGGAGCTCAGCAGACagtggagagaggaagaggacgaggaggagtcGACAAGATCTGAACTCTCCTCCCACAG GCATCGGCAGGATGAAAGGCGGTCGGCGTCGTCAGAGTCTCGTCACTCCCACAGCCGGCGCCATCGCAGCCGGGAACGAAgtcgagacagagagagcaggaagaggaagaagaaggagag GGATTCTCACTCCCCTGATGACCACCACCacaacagaaagaagaagaaaaagaagaagaaagaggagcgggagagggagagggagatggagaagtGA